A portion of the Hydractinia symbiolongicarpus strain clone_291-10 chromosome 10, HSymV2.1, whole genome shotgun sequence genome contains these proteins:
- the LOC130662634 gene encoding ETS-related transcription factor Elf-4-like isoform X1 — protein sequence MESYDDICKTIKLLSSMLQGATDIDFRDNCNTNLNYFHHNLSESYYKSCKDSYGDKLSTNYLDDNCSPTTSLLDYNETFLTIGNLPNAIEADISDQEDILPDIDELSNSSFLSTISDETLPYTTPTYQELTRIIKSESSEVDEKTYAATPAICSGIKRKSSSSTGTRTHKKRKIRSNLLKPGSQLYQFILQLLDDEKKREHIEWVQRNKGIFRIINKEEVAKMWGKVKKREMTYDSLSRGLRHYYQQGLLESVNKKLHYKFTQKALDEWEVIRDLESIDERRQ from the exons ATGGAAAGTTACGACGATATTTGTAAAACTATTAAATTATTGTCCAGTATGCTCCAAGGCGCAACCGATATTGATTTCAGAGACAATTGTAAtacaaatttaaattattttcaccaTAACTTATCAGAAAGTTATTACAAATCATGCAAGGACTCTTATGGTGACAAACTTTCGACAAATTACCTTGATGATAACTGCTCACCTACAACCAGCTTATTAGACTATAACGAGACGTTTCTCACTATAGGCAATCTGCCAAACGCAATCGAGGCAGATATAAGTGACCAAGAGGATATACTACCTGATATTGACGAATTATCAAATTCAAGTTTCCTTAGCACAATTTCAG ATGAAACCCTACCTTACACAACACCTACATATCAAGAATTAACCCGAATTATAAAATCAG AGTCTTCGGAAGTAGACGAAAAAACTTATGCTGCTACACCTGCGATTTGTTctggaataaaaagaaaaagctcTTCAA GCACTGGAACAAGAACACACAAAAAACGAAAGATAAGGAGCAATTTAC TAAAGCCAGGTAGCCAGCTTTATCAATTTATTCTTCAATTATTGGATGATGAGAAAAAACGAGAACATATAGAGTGGGTTCAAAGGAACAAAGGAATCTTCCGTATCATAAATAAAGAAGAAGTTGCGAAAATGTggggaaaagttaaaaaaagagaaatgacGTACGACAGCTTGAGTCGAGGACTGCGACACTATTATCAGCAAGGCTTATTAGAATCTGTCAATAAGAAATTGCATTATAAATTCACACAAAAAGCATTAGACGAATGGGAAGTGATACGTGATTTAGAGAGCATTGATGAAAGAAGACAGTAA